The genomic stretch TCTGTTGAAACGCCCGTGCCGTGGTACTTACGACCTTTGTAGTTGGCAATGATGTCCGCTTGGCCTAAGCCATCTTCGCCTTCACCTTTTGCGGTTAGGTCGAACTTGTCTAGTACGATTTCGTAGCCAGTTAAGCGGTAGATACATTGGTATAGCGCATCAACAGGGCCGTTACCGACAGCGGCTTCGCACTTCTCTTCATCACCACATTGCAGCTTGATGCTGGTCGTAGACATAACACTACCAGATTGTACGCTTAGGTAGTTAAGTTTATAGAAGTCATCTTCATCGCGTAGATTCGCGAAGTGCATTAATGCTTCTAAGTCGTAATCGAACACTTGGCCTTTACGGTCAGCAAGCTTCAAGAAGTCTTCGTACAATGAATCTAGGTTGTACTCATTGTCTTTATAACCCATTGCGTCCATGTGGCTCTTAACAGCAGCACGGCCACTACGGCTTGTTAGGTTCAACGCTTTGTTTTTCAAGCCAATAGACTCAGGAGTCATGATCTCGTAAGTGTTCTTGTTCTTTAGCATGCCATCCTGGTGAATACCTGAAGAGTGGCTGAACGCGTTTGCACCGACGATAGCTTTGTTGTCTTGAATTGGCATGTGACAAAGCTGGCTAACCAACTTACTGGTACGGTGAATCTCTTGATGATTCAAACCAGTATGAACACCTAGTAACTCTTGGCGAGTTTTGATGATCATTGCGATTTCTTCTAAAGAACAGTTACCAGCGCGCTCACCTATACCGTTAATAGTACCTTCAACTTGACGAGCACCGGCTTGTACCGCTGCAATTGAGTTAGCAACCGACATGCCCAAGTCATCGTGACAGTGAACAGAGATGATCGCTTGGTCGATGTTTGGAACGCGATCAAATAGCGTTTTGATAATGCCACCAAACTCGTTAGGTACTGTGTAGCCCACTGTGTCTGGAATGTTGATGGTTTTGGCGCCCGCGTTGATTGCTGCTTCAACCATACGACAAAGGTTGTCGATAGGCGTACGGCCTGCATCTTCACAAGAGAACTCAACATCGTCTGTGTAGTTACGAGCGTGTTTAACCGCTTTTACTGCCATCTCAACTACATCGTCGTAGCTACGGCGCAATTTATCTTGAACGTGAACCGTTGATGTAGAAATGAAGGTGTGAATACGGAACTGCTCAGCGACTTTTAACGCTTCTGCAGCGGCGTCGATATCCTTCGCTACTGCACGAGAAAGTGCACAGATTCGGCTGTCTTTAATATTCTTTGCAATGGTTTGTACTGACTCGAAATCGCCTGGTGATGACACTGGGAAGCCCGCTTCAATAACATCTACACCCAGTCGTTCAAGTGCATAAGCGATCTGTAATTTCTCTTTTACCGTTAAGCTTGCAGCCAACGCTTGCTCGCCATCACGTAAGGTCGTGTCAAAAATTATCACTTGATCGTTCATGGGTGCTTCCTTATATCGATAATGAATCGATTGCTATCCAAATTATTATTAAGAATGATGTTCTTTTAAAAGTGTCAGTTACAAAAAAACCCGCTCAGCGCGGGTTTTAATATTTGTGTAGTTCTTGACCCACAACTTACCCGCGCGATTGGTTCACGATAAGGAGAAGTTTCAGCAGTCGAGAAGAAGAAAAAATCATTACACAAATATCCGTAAATAAACTGTTAACACCATATTTACCGCAATTTATTCTGAGCGTCAAACAAGAAAATCCAATATCAGCGTGCTTTGGCGGTGTTTTGGTTTGGTTTGTGCTGCTTGCGTGTTGTTTGTTGGTGTTATCGGCTGATTGAATGTTTTGTACTGGGCGGTTAGTTTATCGTTTGGCTGATGTGTAGGTTAAAACTTTGTAGTAAATCTTTTTGATGGAACGATTCACCAATAAAATTAAAAGGGTGGCTAAATTAATTAATCATTTGATTAAATAGTGAGTAATTAATCTTCTACAACCATGTTGATTTATCCCTATAATTAATCGTGTGATTAATTATAGGGATAGGTCTCAGAGATGGCAGCGCGTAAAGCAGGGCGACCTCAACAGAATCTAGATGTACGGCAGTTACTCATTGAGCACGCTCGAGATCTGTTCGTGGTTCAACCGTATGACAAGGTATCGACTCGTTTAGTTGCTGAGCGAGCGGGTGTGAATATTGCGATGATTCGCTATTACTTTGGTAGTAAAGCCGGATTGTTTGAGGCGATGCTGCGTGAAACATTACGCCCTATGCAATTACAAATGCAGAGACTTGTTGATGAAAGCAGCCATGAGAACTTTCTCGATCTCATGAGAACCTATTACAAAGAGATGGTGAAGGTGCCGAAGTTTCCTCGCTTAATAGCCCAAGTGATGAACATGCCGCCTTCAGAAGTACAGAGAGAGTTACTCGAAAAGGTCTTTCTTGATGTTGCCAAACCTGCCCAAGATGTCATTTTTGAAAAGCTAGTTGAACAAGGCGTTTTAAGAAAAGATATGGATCCCAGACTCTGCCGCGTGTCGTATATAAGCTTGATGGTGTTCCCGTTCATTGCGCCGCCACCTTTGCTTGCTATTCATGGTATTGAACTCAATGAAGAATTTCTTAACCGACTTATCGAACACAACATCCAACTGATGACGGAAGGCTTTGTAAACGCCCCGAGCCCTTCACCTTTGCAGGAACCAAAATAATGAAAATAAGTAAAAAACTCCTCTTCTTTCCGGCTCTGGCCGTTGGTGTTATTGGCCTAGTGGCAGCGATTAATCTAAAGCCGGACTTACCGACTAAGCCTGCCGGAGATAGAGCGCGTTTGGTTGAAACCGTGAGTCTAGAAAAGCAGATGATCGCGCCATTAGCGGTTGGTTT from Vibrio pomeroyi encodes the following:
- the leuA gene encoding 2-isopropylmalate synthase, whose amino-acid sequence is MNDQVIIFDTTLRDGEQALAASLTVKEKLQIAYALERLGVDVIEAGFPVSSPGDFESVQTIAKNIKDSRICALSRAVAKDIDAAAEALKVAEQFRIHTFISTSTVHVQDKLRRSYDDVVEMAVKAVKHARNYTDDVEFSCEDAGRTPIDNLCRMVEAAINAGAKTINIPDTVGYTVPNEFGGIIKTLFDRVPNIDQAIISVHCHDDLGMSVANSIAAVQAGARQVEGTINGIGERAGNCSLEEIAMIIKTRQELLGVHTGLNHQEIHRTSKLVSQLCHMPIQDNKAIVGANAFSHSSGIHQDGMLKNKNTYEIMTPESIGLKNKALNLTSRSGRAAVKSHMDAMGYKDNEYNLDSLYEDFLKLADRKGQVFDYDLEALMHFANLRDEDDFYKLNYLSVQSGSVMSTTSIKLQCGDEEKCEAAVGNGPVDALYQCIYRLTGYEIVLDKFDLTAKGEGEDGLGQADIIANYKGRKYHGTGVSTDIVEASGQALLHVINSIQRADTIAEMKQQKIATV
- a CDS encoding TetR/AcrR family transcriptional regulator, coding for MAARKAGRPQQNLDVRQLLIEHARDLFVVQPYDKVSTRLVAERAGVNIAMIRYYFGSKAGLFEAMLRETLRPMQLQMQRLVDESSHENFLDLMRTYYKEMVKVPKFPRLIAQVMNMPPSEVQRELLEKVFLDVAKPAQDVIFEKLVEQGVLRKDMDPRLCRVSYISLMVFPFIAPPPLLAIHGIELNEEFLNRLIEHNIQLMTEGFVNAPSPSPLQEPK